In Salmo salar chromosome ssa15, Ssal_v3.1, whole genome shotgun sequence, one genomic interval encodes:
- the LOC106572113 gene encoding cytochrome c oxidase subunit 4 isoform 2, mitochondrial, producing the protein MLHLTTGRVGCLLSKQAVVALTSSGARMSSHGHHEVSDSVDMSQPMYWDRLDTPLPDRPWKDVLDSTDKSLKQKEKGPWTALSKEEKIALYRLKFNHTYPEMKRPSHEWKTVIGGMFIFFGITGLVVFWQGHYVYPPQPHTFGEEWQAKQIQRMLDMRVNPIEGFSAQWDYKNKQWK; encoded by the exons ATGCTTCACCTGACAACAGGACGTGTGGGGTGCTTGCTTTCCAAGCAAGCGGTGGTGGCACTGACGAGCAGTGGCGCGAGGATGTCAAGCCATGGCCACCACG AGGTGTCCGACTCAGTGGACATGTCACAGCCAATGTACTGGGATCGTCTGGACACCCCTCTGCCAGACAGACCATGGAAGGACGTCCTGGATTCTACAGATAAGAGCCTGAAACAGAAGGAGAAGGGTCCCTGGACTGCACTGTCCAAGGAGGAGAAAATCGCCT TGTACAGGCTGAAGTTCAACCATACCTATCCTGAGATGAAGAGGCCGTCCCATGAGTGGAAGACTGTGATTGGTGGGATGTTCATCTTCTTTGGCATCACTGGTCTGGTGGTCTTTTGGCAGGGCCACTATG TGTACCCACCCCAACCTCATACCTTTGGTGAGGAGTGGCAGGCTAAGCAGATCCAGAGGATGCTGGATATGCGGGTAAACCCAATTGAGGGCTTCTCTGCCCAGTGGGACTACAAGAACAAACAATGGAAGTAA
- the LOC106572114 gene encoding cytochrome c oxidase subunit 4 isoform 2, mitochondrial: MLHLTKGCVGCLLSRRAVLALTNSGARMSSHDHQEVSDNLDMSQPMYWDRLDTPLPDRPWKDVLDSTDKSLKQKEKGPWTALSKEEKIALYRLKFNHTYPEMKRPSHEWKTVIGGMFIVFGITGLVVFWQCHYMYPPQPHTFGEEWQAKQIQRMLDMRVNPIEGFSAQWDYKNKQWK, translated from the exons ATGCTTCACCTGACAAAAGGATGTGTGGGGTGCTTGCTTTCCAGGCGAGCAGTTTTGGCACTGACAAACAGTGGCGCGAGGATGTCAAGCCATGACCACCAGG AGGTCTCCGACAACTTGGACATGTCACAGCCAATGTACTGGGATCGTCTGGACACCCCTCTGCCAGACAGACCATGGAAGGACGTCCTGGACTCTACAGATAAGAGCCTGAAACAGAAGGAGAAGGGTCCCTGGACTGCACTGTCCAAGGAGGAGAAAATCGCCT TGTACAGGCTGAAGTTCAACCATACCTATCCTGAGATGAAGAGGCCGTCCCATGAGTGGAAGACTGTGATTGGTGGGATGTTCATAGTCTTTGGCATCACTGGTCTGGTGGTCTTTTGGCAGTGCCACTATA TGTACCCACCCCAACCTCATACCTTTGGTGAGGAGTGGCAGGCTAAGCAGATCCAGAGGATGCTGGATATGCGGGTAAACCCAATTGAGGGCTTCTCTGCCCAGTGGGACTACAAGAACAAACAATGGAAGTAA